The Dysgonomonadaceae bacterium PH5-43 DNA segment GGTTACATTATAAACTTGTGTATTGAAGGTTGTATTGTCAGTTACTAACATTTCAACCCAAGCAGTACCAGTGAAATTGGCTTCTGCCTTTTGTCCTTTAGGAAAAATCTTGTTTGTTTCCATATTGCCATTGTTGTTATAATTATTACCATTGCAGCCCATAAATAAGATAGAAATGCAAGCTATTGCGAAGTAAGATAATGTTTTCATTTACTCATTATTTAATAATTAGTTACTTATTGATTTGCAAGGCAAAGGTAAATAGAAAGCCGCTAAACGAATTTGTTTAACGGCTCAAACTATTTTGTTCAAAAGTTCAAAGTAGAACTTTTGATAAATGTTAATCACACGAAATGTACTTGACTAAGATCTTTAGCAAACGCATGTAAGTTTTTTTCAATTTTCTCAATTGTTCGTTTACTTGGATTGCGATATCCATTTAGATAATGAGATAATTGTCCTTGATTAACACCAGTTATTTTTTCTAATCCAGACAATGACATAAAATTAGAATAGTAGCTCAAGAATGAAGCCATATCATATTTAATATTAAATTTAGCTTCAATAAAAGTCTTTCCTTCTTCATTGAAATATTTACGCATAGCTTCGTATGCTGAAAAGAAATCATCAATAGCGTCTTTGACTGTAGCTCCAGTTCCGTGTATGCCATAATTCAAAGTGTTGTCGTCTAAATCAACATAAACGCTATAGTTGCCATCATTGCCACGTTCAACAAATGCTTTAATTGTCTTCATAATTATATCTTTTTATCAAGGGATTAAAGTTTAATTCTATTTTTAGTGCGTATTCTCAAGTAGTACAATGTCGGGACCTATTGCTTTTTGTATGGCAGCGCGCATTTGCTCTGTGTGTGGACAAGGAAATCCAATTGGTGTGCCTTTGGAGATACAAGTAGCTAAGGCTAAAACCTGAGCTCCTCTATCTACCAACATCTTTGCTCTTGGAATGGCTCGTTTGCCGGGGCAACCGCCGCAAGAAACAAAACCAACTATTTCGCATTCGCCATAGTCGGCAAAAGCTATTTTGCCTTTGGTGGCTACTTTAAGGCAGGTGGTACCCGGACACATATCTTCGGTTTGCTGACAACGTATTATTCCTACTTTTACTTTCGATTCCATTGTTATTAGTTATCTATTGTATTTGTAAAATTAAGTAATTGCTTTGGTTAAGGCATATCCTCCCCAAGTTGCAAGTAAACAGACAATTACACTTGCTATTGAGTAAATGAAAAACATTCCTATTTCACCTTGTTTTATTAGATTGAAACTTTCCCAAGAGAATGAAGAGAAGGTGGTGAAGCCTCCGCAAAAACCTACTATAAGCATACCTACAAACATAGGTTTCGATGATATGAATGGCGAAGCCCATAAGGCTCCTATTATAAAAGAACCAATAACGTTAACGCCAAAGGTAGATATAAATCCCACAGTGGGAAGTATTCTGCTTATTCCTAACCCTAAAATATACCGGCAGACACTGCCTAAGCCTCCACCTAAAAATATGCTTAATAGAATTTTAATCATTTATAAAAGTTTATTTACATTCTTGCTTTCTCTTTATCCATAATAGCTTTTAGCTCCATAACTTTCTTCGGATTCTTTTCAGCCAAATTGTTTGTTTCGCCCTTGTCTTTCTTCAGATTGTATAGTTGAGGAAGCTTGTCGTTGCCCAGTTCGGTGTTAGTTAGTTTGTTGTATTTGTAACCATTACTTGGTTCTATATATTTCCAAGTGCCATCGTATACCGACATCGAACCAGCTTTTTCAATGATATACTTTCTTCCTTTTTTATCTTTTCCGAGTAGGGTGTTTAGTTGGTTTTTGCTATCAGGAGCTGCCTCTGCGGGTATCTCGCTCCCTGTAAGGTGAGCTAACGAAGCATATATGTCTATTTGAGAAACTAAAGCTTTCGATACGCTTCCCTTTGTTTTGCCAGCCCAGCTAACAATAAAAGGAATGCGAGTGCCAGCTTCAAATATGCTATATTTGCCACCTCTGTAATCGCCCCAAGGACGATGATTGCCTAATAATTCCACAGCCTTATCTTGATAGCCATCGTCTACCACTGGACCATTGTCGCTCGATAGTATGATAAGAGTATTTTCTGTTAAGCCGAGTTTTTCTAACGTTTCCATAATTTGCCCTACGCTCCAATCGAACTCAAGAATAGCATCTCCACGAGCTCCCATTCCGCTTTTTCCTGCAAATCGAGGGTGGGGAACACGAGGTACGTGAATGTCATTCGTTGCGAAATATAGAAAAAATGGCTTGTCTTTATTCTCTTCTATAAAACTTACGGCGTGAGTGGTTATGCTATCGGCAATGTTTTCATCTACCCAAAGTGCACTCTTGCCGCCTTTCATATATCCGATACGAGAAATGCCATTAACAATAGCTTGGTCGTGTCCGTGATTGATGCTTGGTTTTAGTAGATATAAAAGTTCGGGATTAGTTCTACCCAAAGGCTCTCCTTCAAAGGGTGTTTTATAGCTAACCGAAATAGGGTCGTTAGTGTCTAAGTTTACCACTCTCTGATTTTCGACAAACACACAAGGAACTCTATCTCCCGTAGCCGCCATAATATAAGAATAATCAAATCCTATATCCGAAAGACCAGGAGTTATGTAACCGTTCCAATTCTGAGTACCTGTTTTGTCGCCCAATCCTAAATGCCACTTCCCAACGGCAGCTGTAGTATATCCTTTGTTGCGAAATAAATCGGCTATGGTTGGTTGTTCGGGACGTATAACCATACCTGCATCACCTGTGGCAATGCCAGTGTCGTTGCGTCTCCAAGCATAATGCCCCGTTAAAAGCGAGTAGCGCGAAGGGGTGCTTGTTGCCGCCACCGAATGAGCATCGGTAAATCTAACTCCCGTCGAAGCTAATTTGTCTACATTAGGAGTGTTGATGGTGGGTTCGCCATAGCAACCTAAATCGCCATAACCTATATCGTCTGCCAGTATGATAATCACATTGGGTTGTTTGTCGCTATTAGTGATATTCTGAGAGTGTAAAAAATGAGGAGATAATAGGCTTGTGCCTGTGCCTATCCACGCTACAAGGTTCTTGTTCATAATGTAATGTTTGTTTTTGTGCTTTTTTATCGTACTAACGACAAAATTAGTTACATTTAATTGGATTTCCTAACGAATTTCTAAATATATTTCCGTAGATAAAACCAAAACTGGTAACTATCCAGCGAAGGTTTTGTCTTTATTTTTTCTATTTCACTCAAATTCTCAACATTTTCTCTACTTACTTATTTTCACAAGATTTCTATTTTCTCTATTATTTTGATATTGTAGATCCTTTGCTTAATTTAAGAAAGGAGGCAAGAGAGTAAGCAAACTACCCACAATAATCAACTATCTGAAATTTCTTAACTCTCGGAGAAGAGCGTGAAAGTTAGCGAGTGGATAAATGGACGGCTCTATCTCTATCAAGAAGAGTTCCGATGCTCTTAGGAGAACCCTCTAATCGCTCTTAGTAGATGGGTGAGCGGCTTCTTAGTAGATACCCCTTGTCGCTCTTAGTAGATATCCCTCACCTTTGTTAGTAGATAGGGGAGCTGTTTCTTGGTAGAGACCCGATGCAGCTCTTAGTATAACGGTCTCGTCTTTATACTTAAGACACCCCGCCGTTCTTAGTAGAGAGACCTCGTCGATCTACTAAGAGAGAGCAGGGGTCTCTTAGTAGAGAGAAGACCCTAAGTGAAGCTTTGTGTTTCACAAGTTAAAAACTAAAAACTAAAAGATAAAAGTTAAGTTACCCAAAGGGTAAAAATTCCATAGCCGTACGGCGAGCGAAGCGTTGCCTACGGGGATAGAGAAAGCTAAAAGTTAACAACTAAAAGATAAAAGTTGGCGTAAAACGTTGCGTAATAGCCAATTCTGTTCTTTGGTATTCCTAACACTCAATAATGAGGGGTGTGGAGAAATGATTTTGAAATTTATATATTTGTATGTCCGGTATAGTGTTTTTGGGGTTAAAGATTGCAAAATAGGGTTAAAGTTGTAATTGAAATAGCATAATGTTTTGATATGCAAATTATTATTATTACATTTGTGTTGAAAAGAAGTTTTTCGATAGAAAATAAATAGAAATTTAGAAAGGAGACTCGTTATGAAAACACAAAAATGGTACTTGCTGATTATTGCATTGTTTGTTGCTTTTGCAGCATCGGCTCAAGATGACTTTTCTGATGATATATATTTCACAAAGAAAAAGAAAAATACAAAGGTAAAACAAGAAAAAAAGGTTGAAGACCAAAGAGTTATCGTGTCTATGTCGGCAGAGTCGGTATCTGTAAACGAAAGGGATATTGATGAATATAACAGACGTTATGCTGCTGTTGATTATAACAACGAATATGCTGAAAACGATACTATCGTTGAGTATATCGATGGAGATTTATCGAAGCGTATAGTTCAGTTTCACGACCCTTCTAAGATTACTATAGTGGGGGCGGATAATGTAAATATCTATTACGATGGCGAAGACTATGAGATAGACTTCGAAGAAACTGCTCAGCCTACAACAAATATTTCTTTTGGTGTGTATGGTTACGACCCTTGGTATTACAATGCTTATTACCCTTGGTATTCTCCTTGGGGTTATTATGGTTGGAACTATGGTTGGTCGTCTTGGCACTACAATCCTTGGCATTGCCATCATTGGTATGGACATAACCATTATTATGGTGGTTATCATCATTATCCAGTGTATGCTGGTAATAGATATAATTACAGACAGTCGTCGATGTCGAGCAGGAATACGTATTCATCTCGAGATAGAAACTCTTCTGGCGCTTATTCTCGAACCAATGATGCTTCTGCACGAAGTATAAATCGCACTTCTTCGTCTTTATCAAGAAATACAAGTGTGAGTTCTTCAACTCGTTCATCGAACACTAATACACGTCAGAGTTCTACTGTAGGTACTAATCAAACAAACACAAGAACAAGAGTTTCAAATAATAACGCTTCTACAAATAATAATTCGAGTGTGAATCGTTCGTCTAATACGTCAACACGTTCCTCTTCATCAAGTAATTCTACGTATAATAATTCAAGCAGTAGCTCCAGAAGTTCAAGTAGTAGTTATTCAAGTGGAAGCAGTTCGCGAAGCTCAAGCAGTGGAAGTTTCTCTTCAGGAGGAAGTAGCTCAAGATCTTCATCAGGAGGAGGAAGTAGTTCGCGTTCGAGTGGCGGCGGTAGAAGATAGTAGTAAATCAAAGTTAGATGTTTAGTATGAAAAAGAATATATTAGTAATAGCAGCTATAGTTGTGTGCGGTAGTTTGTTCGCACAAGGAGAAGTTGAAGCACTTCGCTCGAGTAAAACCGAATTGCAAGGTACGGCTCGTGGTCAGGCAATGGGTGGGGCGTTCGGAGCTTTAGGTGGTGATGTAACAGGAGTTATGATTAATCCTGCCGGATTGGGAGTTTATCGATCTTCGGAAGTAAATATTACAGGAAGTTTATCGTCGGTAGATGTCAACTCAAAAATAGGGGGATTGTCTAAAGATGATAATAAGTTTAATGCCAACATAGATAATTTGTCGTATATAGGATATTTCCCTTTAGATGGCGATAATATGCGATCATTTAATTTTGGCTTTAGCTATAACAGGCAGAAAAACTTTAATCGCAGATATAAATCAATGGATGCAGGCAGAGCAAGCTCTTTGTCGGATTATATCACTACAATTACTGATGGGATAAATGCTGATATTTTAGATCAAGGCGACCCATATTACGATAGCCCTTGGCTTAGCGCTTTGGCTTGGCAAGCTTATATAATAGATCCGGGAGCGTCAGACTATGAATATAATTCGATATTGCAAAATGGAGAAACCTCAGATGCAAGGCTTAATGTTCTTGAAAAAGGACAAATAGAAAGTTATGATTTCTCTTTAGCAACCAATATTTCTGATAACTTTTATATAGGAGCAACATTGGCATTAACAGATATATATTATAGACAAGACTCTTACTATACAGAAAAATTTGCAAGAGGAGATTTTGCTTTAGAGAACTATCACGAAACCGAAGGTTATGGCTTTCAGCTTAGAGTGGGTGCTATATGGAGTCCTTTAGACTTTTTGAGAGTAGGAGTTGCTTATAGTTCTCCAACGTGGTATTCGATGACCGACTACTATAAGGCTTTTGCAGATGCTACTTATTATGATGCAGGAGGAGAATATATTAACAAGTCGGCAGAAACTCCATCTTCGGCTTTTACGGAATATAAATTCCACTCTCCTTATAGCTGGACTTTTAGTATTGCAGGAATTTTAGATACAAAAGCAATATTAAGTCTTGATTACGAAATAAAAGATTACAGATCTATGAATTATTCTTTTGAAGGGATTGGTAGTAGTGCTTGGGAAGATAATGAAAACTCTTATATAGATGATGATTATCGTGTTGCATCAACCTTAAGAATGGGGCTGGAGTATCGTTTTACTCCTCAGTTTGCTGGTCGTTTAGGATTTGCGTTTGTTCAGAATCCTTACGAAACAACATATAGAGATGGCGAACGCGAAACAATTATAAACGGAACTATACCTCACTTTACGGTAGAAGGAGATGCTACTTATGTAACAACGGGTATAGGTTATCGCTTTACACCTAACTTTTATGCCGACTTAGCTTTTGTTTATCGTACGCAAACTGATAAGTTATATTATTATTCGTCTGCAATTAATAGCGATTACGATTCTTTTGTTATATCAGATCCTGCCAACTTAAAAACAAATTCGGTTAAAGGATTGTTAACTTTAGGTTATAAGTTCTAATTAATAATATTGTTTTTTTTTATTGAAAAATTGCAACATATTAAAATATTTATATATCTTTGTGATATAAATTATTGTTTAACATCTAAAATTATATGCCTATAGCACAAACATTACTCTTTAATAATTAGAAATAATAGTAATGATACAGTTAAAAACGATGACTGACGAAGCTTTGGTCAGCGCTTATGCTCAAGGTAATAATAAGGCATTTGATGTTCTTCTCTCACGACACGAGAGTAACGTTTATTCCTACATTTATTTTATTGTACGCAATAGAGAGATGGCAGAAGACATCTTTCAAGAGGCTTTTATTAAAGCTATTGCAACTATCAAACAAGGTCGTTATACAGAAACAGGCAAGTTTAGAGCTTGGATTAATCGTATAGCTCATAATCTTATTATAGATAGTTATCGTCAAGAAAAGAACGAACAAACTATATCTAACGATGATTCGGAAATAGATTTGCTAAATAACTCGAAGTATACCGATAGCACAATAGAAGATATTTTGATAAAAGACCAGATATTAGCAGATGTGAAAAAGCTGGTCGACTACTTGCCGGATAATCAAAGAGAAGTTTTAATACTTCGCTATTATCAAGATTTAAGTTTTAAAGAAATTGCAGATATAACAGGCGTAAGTATTAATACGGCTTTAGGGCGTATGCGCTATGCTATCTTAAATATGAGAAAGATAGCAGAAGAAAAGCAGGTAATACTAACTGTGTAGAAATTTTTTCTGAAACAAAAGCAATATATATATAAGGCATACGTTTTATAAGTAAACGCTTAAAATATTGCCTATGTATCAGAAATTTACTCAAAAAAAGAAAATTGATTGTAGTAATGTATTAAAGGATGGAAGTTGCAAAGGAGAGGTATCTCCTCGCAAAGATACGCTGGCATTTATTATGCAATTTGCACGAGCGTATCACGTAGAGAAAGACTTGCCCGTTGCTGTTTCGGGGTTTGTCTTAAACTAATGTTCAGTACATCATCTTGAACGAACTAAATGTTGATTTGTAATCTACCAAGTTTCGCTCAAGATGGAGTTCTGAACTTTTTATTTTTAATGTCAAATACTTAATACATTCTTTATTAATTATGTTTTATCTTGCACCATCGTTATTGTCAGCCGACTTTTTACACTTACAAAGAGATGTGGAAATGATTAATGCCAGTGAAGCCGACTGGTTGCACTTAGATATTATGGACGGAGTATTTGTTCCTAATATATCTTTTGGATTTCCAGTGCTGAAAAACTTGGCTAAGTTGTCGACAAAAACATTAGATGCACATCTAATGATAGTAGAGCCTCAGAAGTTTATAACTCAATTTAGAGATATAGGAGTAGAATATCTTACTGTTCATTACGAGGCCTGCACCCATTTACATAGAACTATTCAACAGATAAAAGATGCAGGAATGAAGCCCGGTGTAGTGCTTAATCCTCATACGCCAGTAGAGTTGCTTTACGATATTATAGGCGAAGTGGATATGGTTTTATTGATGTCGGTTAATCCAGGCTTTGGAGGTCAGGCGTTTATTCCTCAAACCATAGATAAGGTTCGTAGATTAAGAAAGATGATAGACGAACGCGGTCTTAATGTAATTATTGAAGTAGACGGAGGGATTAATATCGAAACAGGAAAATTAGTTGTAGAGGCAGGAGCAACAGCTCTTGTGGCGGGCAACTCGGTGTTTGGAGCTCCCGATCCAATAGAAATGACAAGGCATATGAAAAGACTTATAACTAACTAATAAGTAATGATGAATAGTTAGATATATTTTTATCTAATTATTCATCATTCATTATCCTTTAACTATGATTTTTTTACGACTATTACCATTCCTTGTGTTTGGTATATTGTTGCAGACTTACTATGATGTAACTCCTCTATTGTATTTTAGCTTAGGATTAGGAGTTTCCTTTACTGTAATATCTTTCATGCCATTTGTAAAAACTCAATACAAATTAAGGTTTGTTTCAGTGGTAGGAATATCTTTAATCTTATTCTCTCTTGGAATATACATTATGAATGTTTCTGCTAAAAATGTAGAATGGAATAATGTAGATGGTGTTGGTGTTTACGAAGTGCAACTAATTGATATTCCAATTAAGAAACCTAAAACTTATCAATGTAAACTTAAGGTACTGAAAGCCGAACAGAGTAATCATTCATCTATAAATAAACATATTATAGCTTATATTCCTATAGATAGTATTTCTCAAGCATTAAATATAGGCGACCACTTGTTGCTGTGTTCTCAGTTTGCAGATGCTCCTCATTATCTTAAAACCAAATCTGTATCTGCTGTAGGGTTAGTTAATAAACAAGCTTGGCATAAGGTAAAAGAAGCTTCGTTTGCTTCTTTAGAATTGACATTGAAGATGCTTGTTGTTAAACAAAAACTTCTTATTAAGCTTAGAGATGTTATCCCAGATTCTAAACATTATGCAATAGCTTCTGCCCTTATGTTTGGCTATAAAGGCGATTTAGATCAAGAAAGTCGACAAGCATTTGCTAATATAGGAGCAGGACATATACTGGCGGTTAGTGGTTTGCATTTTTCTATTATATTCGGAATCTTATATTTTATATTGTCTTTTATCGGCAATTCTTTATTGAAACGAATAATAAGGCAACTAATACTCCTCCCTTTGGTATGGGCATTTGCTTTAATGCTCGGAATGCCTCCATCTGTAATAAGAGCAGCGTCTATGTTTACTGTTGTTGGTATAGGAAATGTATTCTTCTATAAATCATTCTCTATAAACACTCTTGCCTTTGTAGCATTCTTTATGCTCTTTAGTAATCCATTCTATCTATATGATGTGGGTTTTCAGCTTAGCTTTTTGGCTGTATTGTCGATACTCATTATTAATCCTTATATTGAAAAGTTATATAAAACTCAAAATAAGATATTGGGTTATTTTTGGTCGCTTATATCAGTCTCTTTTTCGGCACAAATAGGAGTGTTGCCACTATCGATATATTACTTTAATCAGTTTCCATTAATATTCTTAATAACAAATATTTGCATAATACCTTTAGCTACAGTATTGTTAATTATGATACCCGTTAGTTTGTTGTTTCATTCGCTTTTTCAAACGTCATTTGTGTCTATTATTCTTAATAAGTTGCTTAACTTATTTGTAGATGTAATATGTTTCTTGGATAATCTACCATTCAGAAGTATAGATAATATAAGCATATCTCTGTTTGATTTGTTTCTTGTTTATATTTTGATGATAAATATAGCACTCATCTTTATAAAAAAGAAAATAGTTTACGTCTATAGTTCAATTATTATTGTGATATTTTTACTTATTTACTACCTTTGTTCGCATTAAAAAACAATATCTATAAAATGCTGAATAAAGTAATAAAGGAAAAGTTAATACAGCAAGCAGAAAAGATTCTCGACGAATCAGACAAAATAGTAATCATATCTCACGTATCACCCGATG contains these protein-coding regions:
- a CDS encoding CrcB protein (product_source=KO:K06199; cog=COG0239; ko=KO:K06199; pfam=PF02537; superfamily=81333; tigrfam=TIGR00494; transmembrane_helix_parts=Outside_1_3,TMhelix_4_26,Inside_27_32,TMhelix_33_55,Outside_56_64,TMhelix_65_84,Inside_85_96,TMhelix_97_119,Outside_120_124) codes for the protein MIKILLSIFLGGGLGSVCRYILGLGISRILPTVGFISTFGVNVIGSFIIGALWASPFISSKPMFVGMLIVGFCGGFTTFSSFSWESFNLIKQGEIGMFFIYSIASVIVCLLATWGGYALTKAIT
- a CDS encoding arylsulfatase A-like enzyme (product_source=COG3119; cath_funfam=3.40.720.10; cog=COG3119; pfam=PF00884,PF16385; superfamily=53649); translation: MNKNLVAWIGTGTSLLSPHFLHSQNITNSDKQPNVIIILADDIGYGDLGCYGEPTINTPNVDKLASTGVRFTDAHSVAATSTPSRYSLLTGHYAWRRNDTGIATGDAGMVIRPEQPTIADLFRNKGYTTAAVGKWHLGLGDKTGTQNWNGYITPGLSDIGFDYSYIMAATGDRVPCVFVENQRVVNLDTNDPISVSYKTPFEGEPLGRTNPELLYLLKPSINHGHDQAIVNGISRIGYMKGGKSALWVDENIADSITTHAVSFIEENKDKPFFLYFATNDIHVPRVPHPRFAGKSGMGARGDAILEFDWSVGQIMETLEKLGLTENTLIILSSDNGPVVDDGYQDKAVELLGNHRPWGDYRGGKYSIFEAGTRIPFIVSWAGKTKGSVSKALVSQIDIYASLAHLTGSEIPAEAAPDSKNQLNTLLGKDKKGRKYIIEKAGSMSVYDGTWKYIEPSNGYKYNKLTNTELGNDKLPQLYNLKKDKGETNNLAEKNPKKVMELKAIMDKEKARM
- a CDS encoding putative metal-binding protein (product_source=COG5561; cog=COG5561; pfam=PF08821; smart=SM01078) codes for the protein MESKVKVGIIRCQQTEDMCPGTTCLKVATKGKIAFADYGECEIVGFVSCGGCPGKRAIPRAKMLVDRGAQVLALATCISKGTPIGFPCPHTEQMRAAIQKAIGPDIVLLENTH
- a CDS encoding hypothetical protein (product_source=Hypo-rule applied; cath_funfam=1.10.260.40; pfam=PF01381; smart=SM00530; superfamily=47413), yielding MKTIKAFVERGNDGNYSVYVDLDDNTLNYGIHGTGATVKDAIDDFFSAYEAMRKYFNEEGKTFIEAKFNIKYDMASFLSYYSNFMSLSGLEKITGVNQGQLSHYLNGYRNPSKRTIEKIEKNLHAFAKDLSQVHFV
- a CDS encoding hypothetical protein (product_source=Hypo-rule applied) translates to MYQKFTQKKKIDCSNVLKDGSCKGEVSPRKDTLAFIMQFARAYHVEKDLPVAVSGFVLN
- a CDS encoding competence protein ComEC (product_source=KO:K02238; ko=KO:K02238; pfam=PF03772; superfamily=81665; tigrfam=TIGR00360; transmembrane_helix_parts=Inside_1_1,TMhelix_2_20,Outside_21_24,TMhelix_25_44,Inside_45_50,TMhelix_51_73,Outside_74_240,TMhelix_241_263,Inside_264_274,TMhelix_275_294,Outside_295_308,TMhelix_309_331,Inside_332_337,TMhelix_338_357,Outside_358_366,TMhelix_367_389,Inside_390_395,TMhelix_396_418,Outside_419_427,TMhelix_428_450,Inside_451_461,TMhelix_462_484,Outside_485_487,TMhelix_488_507,Inside_508_509); the encoded protein is MIFLRLLPFLVFGILLQTYYDVTPLLYFSLGLGVSFTVISFMPFVKTQYKLRFVSVVGISLILFSLGIYIMNVSAKNVEWNNVDGVGVYEVQLIDIPIKKPKTYQCKLKVLKAEQSNHSSINKHIIAYIPIDSISQALNIGDHLLLCSQFADAPHYLKTKSVSAVGLVNKQAWHKVKEASFASLELTLKMLVVKQKLLIKLRDVIPDSKHYAIASALMFGYKGDLDQESRQAFANIGAGHILAVSGLHFSIIFGILYFILSFIGNSLLKRIIRQLILLPLVWAFALMLGMPPSVIRAASMFTVVGIGNVFFYKSFSINTLAFVAFFMLFSNPFYLYDVGFQLSFLAVLSILIINPYIEKLYKTQNKILGYFWSLISVSFSAQIGVLPLSIYYFNQFPLIFLITNICIIPLATVLLIMIPVSLLFHSLFQTSFVSIILNKLLNLFVDVICFLDNLPFRSIDNISISLFDLFLVYILMINIALIFIKKKIVYVYSSIIIVIFLLIYYLCSH
- a CDS encoding long-subunit fatty acid transport protein (product_source=COG2067; cath_funfam=2.40.160.60; cleavage_site_network=SignalP-TM; cog=COG2067; pfam=PF03349; superfamily=56935; transmembrane_helix_parts=Inside_1_6,TMhelix_7_24,Outside_25_518); its protein translation is MFSMKKNILVIAAIVVCGSLFAQGEVEALRSSKTELQGTARGQAMGGAFGALGGDVTGVMINPAGLGVYRSSEVNITGSLSSVDVNSKIGGLSKDDNKFNANIDNLSYIGYFPLDGDNMRSFNFGFSYNRQKNFNRRYKSMDAGRASSLSDYITTITDGINADILDQGDPYYDSPWLSALAWQAYIIDPGASDYEYNSILQNGETSDARLNVLEKGQIESYDFSLATNISDNFYIGATLALTDIYYRQDSYYTEKFARGDFALENYHETEGYGFQLRVGAIWSPLDFLRVGVAYSSPTWYSMTDYYKAFADATYYDAGGEYINKSAETPSSAFTEYKFHSPYSWTFSIAGILDTKAILSLDYEIKDYRSMNYSFEGIGSSAWEDNENSYIDDDYRVASTLRMGLEYRFTPQFAGRLGFAFVQNPYETTYRDGERETIINGTIPHFTVEGDATYVTTGIGYRFTPNFYADLAFVYRTQTDKLYYYSSAINSDYDSFVISDPANLKTNSVKGLLTLGYKF
- a CDS encoding RNA polymerase sigma factor (sigma-70 family) (product_source=TIGR02937; cath_funfam=1.10.10.10,1.10.1740.10; cog=COG1595; pfam=PF04542,PF08281; superfamily=88659,88946; tigrfam=TIGR02937); its protein translation is MIQLKTMTDEALVSAYAQGNNKAFDVLLSRHESNVYSYIYFIVRNREMAEDIFQEAFIKAIATIKQGRYTETGKFRAWINRIAHNLIIDSYRQEKNEQTISNDDSEIDLLNNSKYTDSTIEDILIKDQILADVKKLVDYLPDNQREVLILRYYQDLSFKEIADITGVSINTALGRMRYAILNMRKIAEEKQVILTV
- a CDS encoding hypothetical protein (product_source=Hypo-rule applied; cleavage_site_network=SignalP-noTM; superfamily=49503; transmembrane_helix_parts=Inside_1_6,TMhelix_7_26,Outside_27_366) → MKTQKWYLLIIALFVAFAASAQDDFSDDIYFTKKKKNTKVKQEKKVEDQRVIVSMSAESVSVNERDIDEYNRRYAAVDYNNEYAENDTIVEYIDGDLSKRIVQFHDPSKITIVGADNVNIYYDGEDYEIDFEETAQPTTNISFGVYGYDPWYYNAYYPWYSPWGYYGWNYGWSSWHYNPWHCHHWYGHNHYYGGYHHYPVYAGNRYNYRQSSMSSRNTYSSRDRNSSGAYSRTNDASARSINRTSSSLSRNTSVSSSTRSSNTNTRQSSTVGTNQTNTRTRVSNNNASTNNNSSVNRSSNTSTRSSSSSNSTYNNSSSSSRSSSSSYSSGSSSRSSSSGSFSSGGSSSRSSSGGGSSSRSSGGGRR
- a CDS encoding quercetin dioxygenase-like cupin family protein (product_source=COG1917; cath_funfam=3.10.120.10; cleavage_site_network=SignalP-noTM; cog=COG1917; superfamily=51182; transmembrane_helix_parts=Outside_1_3,TMhelix_4_26,Inside_27_117); this encodes MKTLSYFAIACISILFMGCNGNNYNNNGNMETNKIFPKGQKAEANFTGTAWVEMLVTDNTTFNTQVYNVTFEPGCRNYWHSHPGGQLLMVTSGKGYYQEKGKPIQLLQPGRCGRNKT
- a CDS encoding ribulose-phosphate 3-epimerase (product_source=KO:K01783; cath_funfam=3.20.20.70; cog=COG0036; ko=KO:K01783; pfam=PF00834; superfamily=51366; tigrfam=TIGR01163), giving the protein MFYLAPSLLSADFLHLQRDVEMINASEADWLHLDIMDGVFVPNISFGFPVLKNLAKLSTKTLDAHLMIVEPQKFITQFRDIGVEYLTVHYEACTHLHRTIQQIKDAGMKPGVVLNPHTPVELLYDIIGEVDMVLLMSVNPGFGGQAFIPQTIDKVRRLRKMIDERGLNVIIEVDGGINIETGKLVVEAGATALVAGNSVFGAPDPIEMTRHMKRLITN